The following coding sequences are from one Streptomyces sp. NBC_01294 window:
- a CDS encoding serine/threonine-protein kinase, with protein sequence MGGRSGMSVNGAGERLRAEDPREIAGYRLVARIGEGGMGTVYLSRTRGGQPVALKVIRREYGSAPGFRRRFEQEVQAARRVQGYHVVPVVDHDTTGEQPWLASVFVPGLSLHEALAAHGPLPLPAVLQLVGCTARALTAIHAAGIVHRDLKPGNVLLSDQGPYVIDFGIARAADATQLTASGGVVGTPQFMSPEQALGDPVGPAADVFSLGLIAAVAATGRHPYGEGGALTLAAQIANTGVRPPRLDLYDDRLRPLLERCLSADPGARVGAGELAALCEKAAGRSLNDFAGWLPQPLTEELAARGRAARTPTPDPTVTDPGPRPPHGPTFATAPTAAPTEAPTPPPYPPTAPAAPRRTRTGLVVAGTAMAVVLAVVVTWTVAKAGSTADGRQEKGEGKPSGQPSHSTGPAPTPSASAAASDDSGYTVVFRDRPFALRSPSGANIVEADLDVPQVVQDTPGREIQLSEISGGGWEFYTPMGKSAGKTPQQCLQGAQSDVLPAEIKAKDLRGTLPVGALLCTITTDKRLAMLEVTDITTSHGNLPDYATRLTLWQKR encoded by the coding sequence ATGGGGGGCCGGTCCGGCATGTCGGTGAACGGGGCAGGTGAACGACTGCGGGCCGAGGATCCGCGGGAGATCGCGGGATACCGGCTGGTGGCCCGCATCGGCGAGGGCGGCATGGGAACCGTCTACCTCTCTCGCACCCGTGGCGGGCAGCCCGTCGCGCTGAAGGTGATCCGGCGCGAGTACGGCAGCGCCCCGGGTTTCCGCCGCCGCTTCGAGCAGGAGGTCCAGGCGGCGCGCCGGGTGCAGGGCTACCACGTCGTCCCGGTCGTCGACCACGACACCACCGGCGAACAGCCCTGGCTGGCCTCGGTGTTCGTGCCCGGTCTGTCCCTGCACGAGGCCCTTGCCGCGCACGGCCCGCTGCCGCTGCCCGCCGTTCTCCAGCTCGTCGGCTGCACCGCACGGGCCCTGACCGCGATCCACGCCGCCGGCATCGTGCACCGCGACCTCAAGCCCGGCAACGTCCTGCTGAGCGACCAGGGCCCGTACGTCATCGACTTCGGCATCGCCCGGGCCGCCGATGCCACCCAGCTCACCGCGTCCGGCGGCGTCGTCGGCACCCCGCAGTTCATGTCCCCTGAGCAGGCACTCGGCGACCCTGTAGGACCTGCCGCGGACGTCTTCTCGCTCGGCCTGATCGCCGCCGTCGCCGCCACCGGCCGCCACCCCTACGGCGAGGGCGGCGCCCTCACCCTCGCCGCGCAGATCGCCAACACGGGCGTACGTCCACCCCGCCTGGATCTCTACGACGACCGGCTCCGCCCGCTGCTCGAGCGCTGTCTCTCCGCCGACCCGGGGGCCCGCGTCGGCGCCGGGGAACTGGCCGCGCTGTGCGAGAAGGCCGCGGGCCGTTCCCTGAACGACTTCGCCGGTTGGCTGCCGCAGCCGCTGACCGAGGAGCTCGCCGCTCGTGGGCGTGCCGCACGCACCCCGACGCCCGATCCGACCGTCACCGACCCGGGGCCACGCCCGCCGCACGGCCCCACCTTCGCCACCGCGCCGACCGCCGCTCCGACCGAGGCGCCGACCCCGCCGCCGTACCCCCCGACGGCACCGGCCGCTCCACGGCGTACGCGGACCGGTCTCGTGGTCGCCGGCACCGCCATGGCCGTCGTCCTGGCCGTGGTCGTGACCTGGACGGTGGCCAAGGCCGGCAGTACCGCGGACGGCAGGCAGGAGAAGGGCGAAGGCAAGCCGTCGGGTCAGCCGTCCCACTCCACCGGGCCGGCTCCGACGCCCTCCGCCTCCGCTGCCGCCTCCGACGACTCCGGGTACACCGTCGTCTTCCGGGACCGGCCCTTCGCCCTGCGTTCGCCGAGCGGGGCCAACATCGTGGAGGCCGACCTCGACGTTCCCCAGGTCGTGCAGGACACCCCTGGCCGGGAGATCCAGCTCAGCGAGATCTCGGGCGGCGGCTGGGAGTTCTACACCCCGATGGGCAAGAGCGCCGGAAAGACCCCGCAGCAGTGCCTGCAGGGCGCCCAGTCCGACGTGCTGCCCGCCGAGATCAAGGCGAAGGACCTGCGCGGCACCCTGCCCGTCGGGGCGCTGCTGTGCACGATCACGACCGACAAGCGGCTGGCCATGCTGGAGGTCACCGACATCACCACCAGCCACGGCAACCTGCCCGACTACGCCACCCGGCTCACCCTCTGGCAGAAGCGGTAG
- a CDS encoding ABC transporter substrate-binding protein: MSSATSGTPLYRRSRIRHAVAAALAAAAVLITTACSGTAGQAKDGTTAFQLTDRTPDATGDVDSFTWSIFAEPASIDYAHSFDYPPNQILANVCESLLRWNPDLTTSPNLASSYTNPTPTTWVYQIRPGVRFHDGTTLTADDVVASLRRNLAPETASVWAYPFRNVKSVDRTGPLEVTVTLTQPDSTFNKYLAASPGTVESAATLAKSGQDYGNPQTGVNCTGPFSFDSWTSGQSLTLKRFDDYWNPALKARSGQVKFVFLADATTRVNAFQSGEVDGGWMVPPNAYAQLRDTQAGTLYFGRNTTVADEVVSNLKGPLGDARVRRALLMAVDREGILKAGAGGVGEVAHSLVTDNLWKDAPDTTRDAILKDLPRYPYDPAKAKALAAEAGVNGQKIVIATSPLDSQTTIITQAVAQAATAIGLKPQIESLSAEKYTTLFTDPAAREGIDLFLTFWYTSITDPLDMYGSLQTGAFSNYGGWSDPAFDAAVDKAIGTYDAVEHTAANAEAHRIATRELPWLPLYTQPVSVFLGKRITGVQPSIAYLYYPWAAEIGAKG; this comes from the coding sequence ATGTCATCAGCCACATCGGGAACCCCGCTGTACCGGCGCAGCCGGATCCGCCACGCAGTGGCGGCCGCCCTCGCGGCGGCCGCGGTGCTCATCACCACCGCGTGCAGCGGCACCGCCGGCCAGGCGAAGGACGGCACCACCGCCTTCCAGCTCACCGACAGGACGCCCGACGCCACCGGCGACGTGGACTCCTTCACCTGGTCGATCTTCGCGGAGCCGGCCAGCATCGACTACGCCCACTCGTTCGACTACCCGCCGAACCAGATCCTCGCCAACGTCTGCGAGAGCCTGCTCCGCTGGAACCCCGATCTGACGACCTCGCCGAACCTCGCGTCCTCGTACACCAACCCGACCCCCACCACCTGGGTCTACCAGATCCGCCCCGGCGTGCGCTTCCACGACGGGACGACGCTCACCGCCGACGACGTCGTGGCCTCGCTGCGCCGCAACCTCGCCCCGGAGACGGCCAGTGTCTGGGCCTACCCCTTCCGGAACGTGAAGTCGGTCGACCGGACCGGGCCGCTGGAGGTCACCGTCACCCTGACCCAGCCCGACTCGACCTTCAACAAGTACCTCGCCGCCAGTCCGGGCACGGTGGAGTCCGCCGCCACCCTCGCCAAGTCCGGCCAGGACTACGGAAATCCGCAGACCGGCGTGAACTGCACCGGCCCCTTCTCCTTCGACTCCTGGACCTCCGGCCAGTCGCTCACGCTCAAGCGCTTCGACGACTACTGGAACCCCGCGCTCAAGGCCAGGTCCGGCCAGGTGAAGTTCGTCTTCCTGGCCGACGCCACGACCCGCGTCAACGCCTTCCAGAGCGGTGAGGTCGACGGCGGCTGGATGGTCCCGCCGAACGCCTACGCCCAACTGCGCGACACCCAGGCCGGAACGCTCTACTTCGGCCGCAACACCACGGTCGCCGACGAGGTGGTCAGCAACCTCAAGGGACCGCTGGGCGACGCCCGGGTGCGGCGCGCCCTGCTCATGGCCGTCGACCGCGAGGGCATCCTCAAGGCCGGCGCCGGCGGGGTCGGCGAGGTCGCCCACTCGCTGGTCACCGACAACCTCTGGAAGGACGCGCCCGACACGACCCGGGACGCGATCCTCAAGGACCTCCCCAGGTACCCGTACGACCCGGCCAAGGCCAAGGCGCTCGCCGCCGAGGCCGGCGTGAACGGCCAGAAGATCGTGATCGCGACCAGTCCGCTGGACTCCCAGACGACCATCATCACCCAGGCCGTCGCCCAGGCCGCCACGGCCATCGGACTGAAGCCGCAGATCGAGTCCCTCTCCGCGGAGAAGTACACGACTCTCTTCACCGACCCGGCCGCGCGCGAGGGCATCGACCTCTTCCTCACCTTCTGGTACACGTCCATCACCGACCCGCTGGACATGTACGGCTCCCTGCAGACCGGCGCGTTCAGCAACTACGGCGGCTGGTCCGACCCCGCCTTCGACGCGGCCGTCGACAAGGCCATCGGCACGTACGACGCCGTCGAGCACACCGCCGCCAACGCCGAGGCCCATCGGATCGCGACGCGGGAACTGCCCTGGCTGCCCCTGTACACCCAGCCCGTGAGCGTCTTCCTCGGCAAGCGGATCACCGGCGTCCAGCCGTCCATCGCCTACCTCTACTACCCGTGGGCGGCCGAGATCGGAGCCAAGGGATGA
- a CDS encoding amidohydrolase → MSNNRQRADTVFVGGKVFTGTRPTPIDAAVAIGGGRILAVADTATVHSLADADTEVVDLAGGLLVPGFQDAHVHPAVAGVQMLSCDLSEERSIDGYLAVVAGYAKEHPEAAWIRGGGWSMDVFPGGTPTRAMLDAVVPDRPVMLTNRDGHGAWVNTRALELSGVDRTTADPADGRIEREADGTPAGTLQEGAMDLVARHVPIATPDEAHAGLLAAQEHLFSLGVTSWQDAMIGAFPGNPDNYGVYLRAAREGSLRARVVGALWWDRERGLEQIPELEERRRTGRVGRFNATSVKIMQDGIAENFTAGLLEPYLDGCGCATANSGLSFIDPDVLTEAVSRLDRSGFQLHFHALGDRAVREVLDALDAARTANGANDNRHHLAHLQIVHPDDIARFASLGAAANIQALWAAHEPQMDELTIPFLGPERAALQYPFGDLQRAGARLVAGSDWSVSSPNPLWGIHVAVNRAVPDEAPHTTGTFEPLPPFFPEQALTLAQALTAYTAGSAWVNHLDEVTGTVEVGKYADLVVLDRDPFAHPGEEIAETRVLRTYLDGELVFAATD, encoded by the coding sequence ATGTCCAACAACAGGCAGCGGGCCGACACCGTATTCGTGGGCGGGAAGGTGTTCACCGGGACCCGTCCGACGCCGATCGACGCCGCCGTCGCCATCGGGGGCGGGCGGATCCTCGCCGTCGCCGACACCGCCACGGTGCACTCCCTCGCCGACGCGGACACCGAGGTGGTCGACCTCGCGGGCGGACTGCTCGTCCCGGGGTTCCAGGACGCCCACGTCCACCCGGCGGTGGCCGGCGTCCAGATGCTCAGCTGCGACCTGAGCGAGGAGCGCTCCATCGACGGCTACCTGGCGGTGGTGGCCGGCTACGCCAAGGAGCACCCCGAGGCGGCCTGGATCCGCGGTGGCGGCTGGTCCATGGACGTCTTTCCCGGGGGAACCCCGACCCGCGCCATGCTCGACGCGGTCGTGCCGGACCGACCTGTCATGCTCACCAACCGGGACGGCCACGGGGCCTGGGTCAACACCCGCGCGCTCGAACTCTCGGGCGTCGACCGCACGACGGCCGACCCGGCGGACGGCCGGATCGAGCGGGAGGCCGACGGCACCCCGGCGGGCACCCTCCAGGAGGGCGCCATGGACCTGGTGGCCCGCCACGTGCCCATCGCCACGCCGGACGAGGCGCACGCGGGGCTGCTCGCCGCGCAGGAGCACCTGTTCTCGCTCGGTGTGACCAGCTGGCAGGACGCCATGATCGGCGCCTTCCCCGGCAACCCCGACAACTACGGCGTCTATCTGCGCGCCGCCCGCGAGGGTTCGCTGCGCGCCCGCGTCGTCGGCGCCCTGTGGTGGGACCGCGAACGAGGCCTGGAACAGATCCCCGAGCTGGAGGAGCGCCGCCGCACCGGCCGGGTGGGGCGCTTCAACGCCACCAGCGTCAAGATCATGCAGGACGGCATCGCCGAGAACTTCACGGCCGGCCTGCTGGAGCCCTACCTCGACGGCTGCGGCTGCGCCACCGCCAACTCCGGGCTGAGCTTCATAGACCCCGACGTGCTCACCGAAGCCGTGTCCCGCCTCGACCGCTCGGGCTTCCAGCTCCACTTCCACGCGCTCGGGGACCGTGCCGTGCGGGAGGTGCTCGACGCACTCGACGCCGCCCGTACGGCCAACGGCGCCAACGACAACCGCCACCACCTCGCCCACCTGCAGATCGTCCACCCCGACGACATCGCGCGCTTCGCGAGCCTGGGGGCGGCCGCGAACATCCAGGCGCTGTGGGCCGCGCACGAGCCGCAGATGGACGAGCTCACCATCCCCTTCCTGGGACCCGAACGGGCCGCCCTCCAGTACCCGTTCGGGGACCTGCAGCGCGCCGGAGCCCGCCTCGTCGCCGGCAGCGACTGGTCGGTGAGCAGCCCCAACCCGCTGTGGGGCATCCACGTCGCCGTCAACCGCGCCGTACCCGACGAGGCCCCCCACACGACCGGGACGTTCGAACCCCTGCCGCCCTTCTTCCCGGAGCAGGCCCTGACCCTGGCCCAGGCGCTGACCGCCTACACCGCGGGCAGCGCCTGGGTGAACCACCTCGACGAGGTCACCGGCACCGTCGAGGTGGGCAAGTACGCGGACCTCGTCGTCCTCGACCGGGATCCCTTCGCCCACCCCGGCGAGGAGATCGCGGAGACCCGCGTGCTCCGGACCTACCTCGACGGCGAACTCGTCTTCGCCGCGACGGACTGA
- a CDS encoding TetR/AcrR family transcriptional regulator, translated as MPKPSDTPARSKRAGSQLTPDAIIEASLRIAARGSEDAFTVRRLGEELGADPTAIYRHFRDKDELLLSVADRTLGEVLDSIPEGLDWKGRLRALADGSLEVALKYPVVGSTMASRTTRRPNEFRVVELILGAVTEAGLDGAEAAVHYRMVGDSLLAYVGQRAAYLLFDPDVREADESSWSREYRLVDPQGFPHITRLSTQLAEVTDEQIFLARVEALITAIEKRVETLRATSAPSRE; from the coding sequence ATGCCGAAGCCATCCGACACACCCGCCCGGTCCAAGCGCGCGGGCAGCCAGCTCACACCCGACGCGATCATCGAAGCGAGCCTGCGCATCGCGGCTCGCGGCAGCGAGGACGCCTTCACCGTCCGCCGCCTCGGCGAGGAGCTCGGCGCCGACCCGACCGCGATCTACCGGCACTTCCGCGACAAGGACGAGCTCCTGCTGTCCGTCGCCGACCGCACGCTCGGCGAGGTGCTCGACAGCATCCCCGAGGGCCTCGACTGGAAGGGCCGGCTACGGGCGCTCGCCGACGGCTCGCTGGAGGTCGCGCTGAAGTACCCGGTGGTCGGATCGACCATGGCCAGCCGGACCACCCGGCGGCCCAACGAGTTCCGGGTCGTCGAGCTCATCCTCGGCGCCGTCACGGAGGCCGGGCTCGACGGCGCCGAGGCGGCCGTCCACTACCGGATGGTCGGCGACTCGCTCCTCGCGTACGTCGGCCAGCGCGCGGCCTACCTGTTGTTCGACCCGGACGTCCGGGAGGCCGACGAGTCCTCCTGGAGCCGGGAGTACCGCCTGGTCGACCCCCAGGGGTTCCCCCACATCACCCGACTGAGCACGCAGCTCGCCGAGGTGACGGACGAGCAGATCTTCCTGGCCAGGGTCGAGGCGCTGATCACCGCGATCGAGAAGCGCGTCGAGACGCTCCGCGCGACCTCAGCGCCGTCCCGTGAATGA